The following proteins are encoded in a genomic region of Inquilinus sp. KBS0705:
- a CDS encoding CopD family protein — protein MYQYVLAIHIIFVVCWMAGLFYMVRLFIYHTEAQERPQPDRKILSDQFEIMERKLWWIITTPSMYLVIIAGATMLHLLPAWWHERWLHIKLLFVIGLIIYHFLCQQKMNQMAKGIFKWTSTQLRLWNELATILLFAIVFLVVLKNAVNWIYGVVGIILFSIIIMIAVNIYKRLREKH, from the coding sequence ATGTACCAATACGTATTAGCCATACATATCATATTTGTAGTCTGCTGGATGGCGGGGCTGTTTTACATGGTGCGCCTTTTTATTTACCACACCGAAGCACAGGAAAGACCACAACCCGACCGCAAGATACTCTCTGACCAATTTGAGATAATGGAGCGCAAGCTTTGGTGGATCATTACTACGCCAAGCATGTACCTGGTTATTATTGCGGGTGCAACCATGCTGCATTTGTTACCAGCCTGGTGGCACGAGCGCTGGCTACATATAAAGCTGCTGTTTGTGATAGGGCTTATTATTTATCATTTTCTGTGTCAGCAAAAAATGAATCAAATGGCCAAAGGGATTTTCAAGTGGACATCTACCCAATTACGCCTTTGGAACGAACTGGCTACCATACTGCTTTTCGCTATTGTATTTTTAGTGGTGTTAAAAAATGCCGTTAACTGGATATATGGCGTAGTAGGTATAATTCTTTTCAGCATCATTATTATGATTGCTGTAAACATTTACAAAAGGTTAAGGGAAAAACATTAG
- the hemE gene encoding uroporphyrinogen decarboxylase → MKDSLFIKAAFSEKAERPPVWMMRQAGRFMPEYWEIKNKYSFLEMCKTPELAADVTMLPVNLLDIDAAILFSDILVTGEAMGGDLSFTQGIGPKFANPVRTQADIDALQTDVGDRLQYVADAIKVIQQRLNGSIPLIGFAGAPFTVMSYLVEGGSSKDFKLTKLMLHNHPEMAHQLLSKIATVTADYLNLQIAAGVNAVQIFDSWAQALSWDDYKEFSHRYIVEIISKLNRKDIPVISFCKGSSVFAPLMAEAKPDVISIDWNVDLLDIKNRLPKGIAVQGNLDPHILYADKTVIKERIHRLFERMRGQEGFIFNLGHGIMPDIPFDNVKYAVEVIKEYKY, encoded by the coding sequence ATGAAAGATTCGTTATTTATAAAAGCCGCATTTTCAGAAAAAGCAGAACGACCGCCCGTGTGGATGATGCGCCAGGCAGGCCGTTTTATGCCCGAGTACTGGGAGATCAAAAATAAGTACTCTTTTTTGGAGATGTGCAAAACGCCCGAGCTGGCTGCCGATGTTACCATGCTGCCGGTAAACTTGCTGGATATTGATGCCGCCATATTATTTTCGGATATATTGGTTACCGGCGAAGCCATGGGGGGCGATTTAAGCTTTACGCAGGGCATTGGCCCCAAATTTGCCAACCCCGTGCGCACACAGGCTGATATAGATGCTTTACAGACAGATGTTGGCGACAGACTGCAATATGTGGCTGATGCTATAAAAGTTATACAGCAGCGCTTAAATGGCAGCATACCGCTAATTGGTTTCGCTGGTGCACCTTTTACGGTAATGAGCTATCTGGTAGAGGGCGGATCGTCAAAAGATTTTAAGCTGACCAAACTGATGCTGCATAACCACCCGGAAATGGCGCACCAGTTACTATCAAAAATAGCTACCGTTACTGCCGATTACCTAAACCTGCAGATTGCCGCAGGTGTAAACGCCGTACAGATATTCGACAGTTGGGCACAGGCCTTGTCATGGGATGATTACAAAGAGTTTTCGCACCGCTATATTGTAGAGATCATCAGTAAACTGAACAGGAAGGATATTCCTGTGATATCGTTCTGTAAGGGCAGCTCGGTATTTGCGCCGCTAATGGCCGAGGCTAAGCCGGATGTAATATCTATCGACTGGAATGTTGATCTGCTGGATATCAAAAACCGCTTGCCAAAAGGCATTGCCGTACAGGGTAACCTTGATCCGCATATTTTGTACGCCGATAAAACAGTAATTAAAGAACGCATCCACCGCCTTTTCGAGCGCATGCGCGGGCAGGAGGGTTTTATATTTAACCTGGGCCATGGCATTATGCCCGATATCCCATTTGATAATGTAAAGTACGCGGTAGAGGTGATAAAGGAATATAAATATTAA
- a CDS encoding response regulator transcription factor — protein MMSKKRILLAEDEDHLLEAIKLNLELEGYKVSTANNGKKALQIFKEERFNLVILDVMMPEIDGFVVAETIRLENSEVPIMFLTAKNTNEDKISGLKKGADDYLTKPFNLEELILRVNNLVKRSLKGDDLKEFNSYKIGEKTIHFNSFELVNEDGSITPLTKKETMLLKLLIERRNEAVSREQILETVWNYDVYPSTRTIDNFILTFRKYFEPDPKNPVYFHSIRGVGYKFTDNH, from the coding sequence ATCATGTCCAAAAAAAGAATTTTATTAGCCGAAGACGAAGACCATTTGTTAGAGGCCATCAAATTAAACCTTGAACTGGAAGGTTATAAAGTTTCTACAGCCAATAATGGTAAAAAGGCCCTGCAAATTTTTAAAGAGGAGCGCTTTAACCTGGTAATACTGGATGTAATGATGCCCGAGATTGATGGCTTTGTAGTTGCCGAAACCATCAGGTTAGAAAACTCGGAGGTGCCTATTATGTTCCTGACTGCTAAAAACACCAACGAGGATAAAATATCGGGGCTTAAAAAAGGTGCCGATGATTACCTAACCAAACCCTTTAACCTGGAAGAGCTGATACTGCGTGTTAACAACCTGGTAAAACGCAGCCTTAAAGGCGATGACCTTAAAGAGTTTAACAGCTACAAAATAGGCGAAAAAACCATCCACTTTAACTCGTTTGAATTGGTTAACGAAGATGGCAGCATTACACCGCTTACCAAAAAAGAAACCATGTTGCTAAAGTTGCTGATAGAGCGCCGCAATGAGGCTGTATCGCGCGAGCAAATACTGGAGACGGTTTGGAATTACGATGTTTATCCATCAACACGTACTATTGATAACTTCATCCTTACATTCCGTAAGTACTTTGAACCAGACCCTAAAAACCCGGTTTATTTCCATTCTATACGTGGTGTGGGCTATAAGTTTACCGATAACCATTAA
- a CDS encoding GHKL domain-containing protein: MKKSLVIFYAIIIYAVAELMWWGYMLAKLQPKRLGMIMGEGSMFVVVFLLGAYYMHKSINKEKKLMEQKKNFLLSVTHELKSPLASIKILLQTIQKRDLTKSQVLDFIDKSLLDVERLDDMVENMLLASKIDNRSYTFPKAKFNLSVLVDSIVNRLQISKCDCNQQIIHAEIEPKIEITGDKFALTSVVTNLVENAVKYSSPCETVDVKLFEKEGKIYFQVADHGIGIADNEKSRIFDKFYRVGSEDTRNTKGTGLGLYIVKEVLDKHQASIKVKDNRPAGSVFEVVFALT, encoded by the coding sequence ATGAAGAAGTCACTGGTTATATTTTATGCTATTATCATTTACGCCGTTGCGGAGCTGATGTGGTGGGGCTACATGCTGGCCAAATTGCAGCCAAAGCGCTTAGGCATGATCATGGGCGAAGGCTCGATGTTTGTTGTCGTGTTTTTGCTGGGCGCTTATTACATGCACAAATCCATCAACAAAGAAAAAAAGCTGATGGAGCAAAAAAAGAACTTTTTGCTATCTGTAACTCACGAGCTTAAATCGCCACTGGCATCTATCAAAATATTGCTGCAAACCATCCAAAAGCGCGACCTCACCAAATCACAAGTGCTCGATTTTATAGATAAATCGTTACTTGATGTAGAGCGTTTGGACGACATGGTAGAGAATATGCTGCTGGCATCAAAAATTGATAACCGCTCATATACCTTCCCTAAGGCAAAATTCAACCTTTCGGTTTTGGTAGATAGTATTGTAAACCGCCTGCAAATAAGCAAGTGCGATTGTAACCAACAGATCATACATGCCGAAATTGAACCAAAGATCGAGATAACCGGCGATAAGTTCGCGCTAACATCGGTAGTAACCAATTTGGTAGAGAACGCGGTTAAATATTCCAGCCCCTGCGAAACGGTTGATGTTAAGCTTTTTGAAAAAGAAGGCAAGATATATTTCCAGGTGGCCGACCATGGCATAGGCATAGCCGATAACGAAAAAAGCCGTATTTTTGATAAGTTTTACCGTGTAGGCAGCGAGGATACACGCAATACAAAAGGTACAGGCCTTGGTTTGTACATTGTAAAAGAGGTGCTGGATAAACACCAGGCCAGTATAAAAGTTAAAGACAACCGCCCTGCAGGTAGTGTTTTTGAAGTTGTTTTTGCATTAACCTAA